A region from the Scomber japonicus isolate fScoJap1 chromosome 15 unlocalized genomic scaffold, fScoJap1.pri SUPER_15_unloc_1, whole genome shotgun sequence genome encodes:
- the LOC128354671 gene encoding ectonucleotide pyrophosphatase/phosphodiesterase family member 2-like produces MLLGNLVVVVFCLWSTEVCWAYVFSASGAAADGGDNPAPHTKVVSEWVSSAGSCKGRCFELDEAKPPGCRCDNLCKTYYSCCSDFDEHCLKTGV; encoded by the exons GTAGTGGTTGTGTTTTGCCTCTGGAGTACTGAGGTCTGCTGGGCTTATGTGTTTTCCGCCAGCGGGGCTGCTGCAGATGGAGGGGACAACCCGGCCCCTCACACTAAAG ttgTCTCAGAGTGGGTCAGCTCAGCAGGCTCCTGTAAGGGGAGGTGCTTCGAGCTGGACGAGGCCAAACCTCCAGGATGCAGATGTGACAACCTGTGTAAGACCTACTACAGCTGCTGCTCCGACTTCGACGAGCACTGCCTGAAGACAG GTGTATGA